TATTAGATAGTATTGGCAAATCAGAAGGAGCAAGAGTTTTATCTTATATCAACCCAGATTCACAAGGACGGGTTGATTGGAAAATAAATGGATATTGTTTGAAAGATGAGTTTAAAGATGATTCTAACAAAGTTTATTTTGAAACGCTTGACTTATTCATTACAAATTTTAATCAAACAACCTATGATTATAATATAACAAAAGATGATTTTAATAAAAGTATAAATCAAATTAAAAAGTTTTTAAATGCAGCACTTAAAGGTCATATCGATTATGTTGACCCAGCGCAAGCAGAATTGAATCAACTTTTAAAAATTATTATCAAACAAAAAGCAAATTTTGATAGAATAAATATATTTTTCTTAATCAATGGTAATTCAAACCATGATTTGGAAAAGGTAGTCATTAAAGGTTTCGACGATTTAGATGTTTTCGTTCATGTATGGGATGTTCCGCGGTTTTATAAGCTAAGTGAGTCATCAAGTAATAGAGAACCTATAGAAATTGATTTTAAAACCTTAATTTCAAATAGTAGTCATGGTATTCAATGTTTGAAAATGCCAAATTTGAACGAACTTTATGAATGTTATTTAGCGATATTACCTGGTGAAGTTCTCTCAAAACTTTATAAAGAGTACTCAAACGAATTACTTGAAAGTAATGTTAGAGCATTTTTAGGACAAACGGGTAAGTTTAACAAAGGTATTAGAGATACCATAAGGGAAAAACCTCAAATGTTTTTACCATATAATAATGGAATTACAGCAACAGCAGAAAATGTAGAAACGATAATTAGTGACAATCAATTGTATTTAACAAAACTATTAGATTTTCAAATTGTTAATGGTGGTCAAACTACGGCATCACTATTCCACACTCAAAAAAAATTCAAAGACGCTGATTTGAGTAATGTGTTTGTGCAGATGAAATTAACGGTTATTAAGGATGTAGAACAGAAAAACATTGAGGTTCCAAACATTGCTCGTTACGCAAATAGCCAAAATAAAGTATCAGAATTAGATTTGTCTTCTAATAACCCGTTTTTTGTTCAAATTGAATCAATATCAAGAAAGAAATACGTTGTAAATCCAGAGAATCGAAATTTATCTACTCTTTGGTATTTTGAGCGTGTAAATGGTCAGTATAAAGAATCCTTAAATAAATTGACTACACTAGTTCAGCAAAGAAAATTCAAGGAGCAAAATCCAACAAATCAAAAGTTTATTAAGTCAGATGTCGCAAAATTTATTAATATATGGGAGCTAGAGCCACATTTTGTTTCTCAAGGTGCTCAGAAAAATTTTATTCATTACACTAAAAAAATAAATGAATTAGTTAAAAAAAACAAACTGCCTGGTGAAAATTTTTATAAAAAGTTAATAGCAAATGCCATCCTTTTTAAAGCTGTCGATAAACTATTTGGAAGAAAGAATATTGACGCAATTGGTGATACTAACTTAAAATCATTCACAGTAGCATATACACTTTCGTATTTTTATTATCTAACCGATAATAGAATTGATTTATGGAAAATTTACGAGGAACAGCGCGTTGATATCAGAATTATTAATGAATTACAAAAATTGATTGTTTTTGTATACAATCAGTTGGTTAAATCTTCAAATAACTCTTTGATTTCAGAATATGCAAAAAGAGACTCTAGTTGGAAACTATTAAAAGAAGAGAACTATAAAATTAATATCGAAAACTATTCTGATTGTTTTGTTACAAAAGAAGTAGTTCTATCAAGAGAAGTTGAAACTGAGGAGATTGATAATAAATCTGAAAATAATTTAATGAATATTACCAAAATACTAAGTTTTGGTAATAAGTTTTGGGATGGGATGTCAAAATTTTCTATGAATATTGATGAATTAAAAGATGCATCCACTGATTTATGGGAGATTGCAAATAAAATAAAAAGATCAAAAAATCTAAATAGTAGAGATATTAATATTAGTAATAGGTGTATTTTATATATTGAAGAAAATAAGATTAATATAGATGATGTAAAATCTTTATCTAATGAAATAGAAGTAGAGGTTGTTGATATTAAAGCAATTTATGACAGGTTAAAATTAATATCAAAAAACGACTGGGCTAAAATTTTCGGTTTAGGTGAACAAACTAAAATATTTGATAATCTAGAATTGTTTAATCTAAAATCAGTTCAAAAATCAATTTCAAAAAACGAAAGTATAAAAGAAATTAACATTATAAATGCCTTAAAATCAATTAAAAAGCTAAAGAAATTTGGTTTAATTTATTAGATAGTATTATTATTCATCGCAAAGACATAAAAATACATACCATAATGACTTGGCAAGAAATAAAATCAAAGTATAAAACTAGTGAAATATACAATTTACAAATTGTAAAAATTTTGCATGGTCCTCAATTAGTGTTATTCAAAATTGAAGGATATGATTGTAGATTACATGTTTCTAATATTGCGAATGAACCAGAGCTATCTAATAAATTATTTTCAGTTATTAACGTGGGTGATATTATTTCCGTAGTTATTATTGGTTATAATGATGAAAGACAAAATATAAATCTAAGCACAAATGTATTTAGAACTCATTTAGACAATATTTTATCCTTTACAAAAAGCAAAAAAATTATTGAAGGGAATTTGAAAACGCATCTTTCATTACCTTCAAAGTTTTTAAAACAAAATAGGAATATTTTAGATAGATTAAGAGGTGATTTATCTTCAAATGAATTAACTTTTTTATATGAACTAATTCAAAATGCTGTTGACCATCCAAATAAAAATTTCAATAACGTTTCAGTAACATTTGAAATTTTTGATAAATATTTATTAGTTAAACACAATGGTTCATTATTTACAGAAAATAATTTTGAATCAATTACGGGTATTTTAGCTGGAGAAGAAATTAATGAAAATGATAGGGAGAGAATTGGATATAAAGGAATTGGTTTTAAATCAGTTTTTAGATATTCTCATAATGTATATATTCGCTCAGGAAATTTCAGTTTTTCATTTAATAAGGCTATTTCAGGTGCAGAAACGCCTTGGGAAGTACTACCAGTTTTTCAACTTGAAAAAGACAAAGTAGAAGAAATCCAACAATTCGATTTTTTTAATGTACCAGTTGCTTTTGCTATTGAGTTAATAAACGAAGAACTCAAGAATGATGTAATCAAGTATTTAAAACAATTATCTCAAAATCCATATTTATTAATTTTTTTAGAAAATTTAATTCGTATAGAAATTAAAGTTCCTGATAATTATTACTGTTTGCAAAAAGAAATTGAGAATCAAAATAACTTCGATATTTTAACTTTAAAATCAAACGAAGTAGTTCAAGGTAAATTTTTAACCTATTCAAATGAGTATAAAATTACTAACCCGGAAGTAATTGCCGAATTATTAGATGAAAATAATACAGCTATTCCATCTAAAATGAGAAATTTTAGAAAACCTAAAGTTAGTATAGCATTACCACTAGATGAAAATTTAGAACTTATTAATTTGTTCACTTATTTACCATTGTCAAATACTAAACATGGCATTCCGTATATTATAAATGCGGATTTTATCCCTGATCTTGATAGGACAGATTTAGTTCGTAATTTAAAATACAATTCCGAAGTTTTAAAATTTGCTTCAGAAGCATTAATATCTTTTTCACAGCTTCTAATTAATGAAGGTAGGTATTCAGATTTTCTAAAATTGATACCTGATTTTGAAAATAGTAATATTAATGCTTTGGCAATTATCAATGATAACTATATCGAAAATAGTGTTGTTTTAGAATTGCCTTGTAACGATAATTCTAAAATAAAAAAGGAAAATCTAATAATTGATAAAACCGGTATATTTAAAATTATTGATGAAAAGCACTTAAATGAAATTGAAAAATATAGAGATAAAAAAATTCTCTCTTCAATTATTAATGATGAAGAAAACAAACTTCAATATTTCTTAGATATTGAAATATTTGATGATGTTGATTTATTAGAATTACTAAGTCTTCAATCAATCCAACAAATATACTTTACTGATTTAAAGAGTTTAATCAGCTTTTTATTCAAAATTAGACATTTAGAGTCTTCAAAAAAGATTCACAGTTTACTTAAAACAAAAGTAAAACCATTCAAATTAAATGAAGAATATTATCACTTATCAGACATTACTTTAAATATTGAAGAAGTTTATAAAGAAACATTCAAATATCTTGATTTATATATACCTTCTCCAAAAGAATTAGAAGAAGTTTTGGTAAAACATTCTAGAATAAAATCTTTATTTGATATTTTATCAGTTGACGAATACGATACGGAATATACCATAGATTTAATAGTTAAAAATATTAAACCCATAATAAGTAAGCTTTCAATTATTGAAAGTGATGAAATAGAAACAATTGAATTTAAAAAGTCTACTCTTTCTAATTTATGGTTTTTTCTTTTCATTAATAAAAACCTTGCGGATTATAGAAACAATCTTTTAGTTAATAATCAATTTTCTGAACTTCTAATTGAATGTAATGACGGGCAATTGATTGTATTGAAGGATGCTATAATGATGAAAGTGGATAATAGTAAGGAAGATTACTCATTCTTAAATGAAAGATATGGTGACAAAGAAATGAATTATGTTAACATTGATAAAATATGTATTGAATACAAAATTCAAAAAAATGAATTTATTAAATTTATAAAACAAATTGCTGATATCGAAATTACAGAAAACAGACTATTTAATAGAACATTAAGAAAATTATCTAAAAATGATTTTAAAGAAGTTCATAGCAGTAATCAAAATGATATTTTAAACTCATTAATATCCATTTTTAACTTTCTCAGCACAATTAAAGATCTTGATGTAAATCGCGACAATTTATTTAATTTCCCAATATTATGTTCTGATAATTCAATTGTCAGCCCAGCAAAATTGAATTTATTTATTGACAATTCATTTTCAAAATATATTGACGAAGTGGATTTTTATTCTAAAGAATTATTTCAAAACATTGATGATGTAAAATATATTTCATCTGAATACATGGAATTGTTAGATAAAAAAAATCATATTGATTTTTATAATTTTTTATTGAAATTTAATATCACTCCTGGCATTAAAATTAATCAATTAAATGAAAAAAAGGAATTTAAAACATATCCATTTCCAATTGGTAATTATACTGTTAGAGACAATTTTTTTTACATCGCTTTTTTTAAACTTATTAATAATAAATATGACAACTTAAATATATTTTGGAATAAGTTAATTAATATTAGTGACTATCATTTAATTATAAAAAAAGTAAACACAGGCCTTACTCATCCAAAAATTAATGAAAGTCTTTTTATATTATTTTTAAATTATCCAGACAATAAATATTTCCCTATTAAAAGCGGTATTTGTGTTTCAGCTCAAGAGGTGTATTCTCCATATTTAGAAATTTATTTAAAGGATAATGATAATTGTTTAACTTTTGATATTAAGAAATTTAACGGTCTTGCTGAATGTTTAAATTTTAAAGACAAACTAGATAATCAAGATATTATAAAAGCATTGCTGTCAAATAAAGAATATGAAAATAACGATTATAAGAATTTAATTTTTGACCATCTAAACAATGCTGATTTTACGAATGAACAAAAAGGTATTATTTGTGAATCTATTGAATTTCGATGTTCAGATAATGAATATAGAAAAATAACTGATACCATCTATCTAGATAAATCTTTAGAATCATTACCAATTTCTATAATATCAAAATCTAACGACTTATATAAAATTTCCATTGACAGTCTTGATTATAATGAAGAATTTAAAAATAAACTGACTGAACTTGGAATTACAGTTGTTAGAGATGTTAATTTAACTGTAAATCATACAAAAGAAGAAATTGAAAGCGTAATAATAATTAAAGAAATTCAAAATGTTGTTAATGAATGCTTTAACGACAAAATAATAGCTCACGATATTTCTGAAATTGAATATTTTTTTAATACCTATGATTTTGTTCAATGCTCAAATATTGAAATAACGTTCGATAATCATCCTACTTATTCTGAGCCCGTTATGTTCTATAATGATCAAAATAATAAGAAATTATTTTTTGCCGATGAAATAATTCTATTAGATGTCTTATGTGAAGAATTTGGAATAAATAATGTAGATAAAATAGTCATTAGAAAAAACCTTAACAAGCTTAAAGTAATTAAAAATGAGGAAAATATAGATTATTTAAATAAAACTCTAGAAACAAAATACACCAATCCAAACGATTTTTCATTAAGTGAAATAGAAACTCTTAAACAAATTATCGGTGGAGAACTTACCGAGGAATTAACATCTCAATTAGAAGCAAACTTTTCGGCTTCACTTAAAGGAATATTAAATTTGGATAATATTGGCTTCTCTCCAAGTAACCCAGAAGAATTTCGGGAAACAAATGTCAAATCTTTCAAAAATGATAAAGGGGAAATACGAAACATTATTTTTCGCTCCTCAGTAAAAGGATTATTGTATTTGGATCCTTACAGCTGGAAAAAATTAGAAGGTGATAATATAGAGCTTTGGATTTACTTAGGTAATGAAGATTTCAAAATAATATATTCAAAAGACGATTTAATAAACTTACCCTATAATCCATATACATTAATCCGTGTTGATAATAGTGCTAAAGATATTGAATTAGTAAATAAATTAATGGGAAACGCTGCAGTCAGTTCTACTAAATTATTATTCATTACAAATCAAGAAATGGCTGAAAAATTAAATACCGATATTTTTAATAATGAAAATAATCAGATTACAAAGAATAGTAATATTGGTGACGAAAATTATTTATAAGTATGGGTTCATTAACTAGAGACAAACAGATTAAATTTTATGAAAGAGAAATAGAATCTCTTCTAAATGAATATGAACTTTATTTTAAATCCAATATTGATGACTTAAAAAACTCTAAAGAATTATTTTTAGGTATTTATTTGGGTACACATAGCATAAGAGGTAATTGTATTGTAAAATTTAGAAAAACAACAGCGCCAGCTTTAAAAGTACCTCTTTTAGCATTAAAGTTTCCTGATTCTGTTTTTGATTTCTCAACTTGGAAAAATATCTCATATGAAAACCTAAGAAGTAATGCTGAAATTACTTCAGATGTACTTCCAATCTTTATTCAAAAAAACGAAAAGGAAGAATTTATTGAAGTTGGTTTTAGCCAGGCAGAAATTACTTTTTTAGAATCATTAGTAATTGGTCAATATATTGTTTTTGGAAGAAAAGAACCTCCAATAAAATATTATACTAACTTAATTGAAGCAACAAAAAAAATTAACTCAGATTCAATGCCAGGAAGAATTCTTGATAATGAATACAATGATAATAATTTTGAGGTTTCCAAAGAAGATAAAAATACAGATGTTTTAGTAGAAATAAATGATAATTTTGATAGTTCTGATGTTGCTATTATTCAAGGACCACCTGGTACTGGTAAAACAACAATTTTAGCTAAAATTTGCAATTATTTATTAGAACACAACAAATCAGTTTTAGTGACCGCTTTAACAAATCGTGCTTTAATTGAATTAGTCTCGAAGGATGGTTTATCAAATCATTTAAATGCTGGTAAAATTTCAAAAACTAATTTAAATTCAGAAGAGCAAAAACATTGTAAAGGGCTAAAAAATTGTGAAACAGTCTTACCAGCTAAAGGAGAGTTAGTATTGACTACATATTATAAAATGACGGGCATTGCTAATGAAACAGATTTTCAAACTATTTTTGATTATGTAATATTAGAAGAAGCCAGTCAATCTTTTTTAGGTACAATTGCTTGTGCTAAAGCTCTTGGTCGTAAATTATTAATAGTTGGTGATCATATGCAGTTACCTCCTGTTGTTTCACAGAGAAATCCTTCTATTATTGATAAAAAAATAAATTGGCTTATATATGGGCTAAAGCATTTTGCTTCAAAAGAAGAATGTCTAAAAATAAGATTGACAGGTTCATATAGATTACTTCCTGAAGCGGTTAACCAAACTGGTATTTTCTATGATAACTCTTTAATCTCATTATCTGAGTTAGAAACACCTTCTATCCAATTTGAAAAATTAAATAATCTATTTAATCCTAAAGGAGGAACTTCAATATATTTTTCAGATATAAAACATGAAGGCAAGTTTACAATTTCAATTGCATCATTACTGATTAGAATAATAAAGGAATTACAAAGTGAAAAACCAGATTTAGAAATAGCCATATTGACAGCGTTCAGAAAATCACGTAATTTTCTACAAGACAACATTTATTCTGAAATATCTAATAATGAAAACATTGTAATTGAAACAATTGATAGAATTCAAGGTTTAACATGTGATTTTACTTTTTTTATTATACCATATGACAATCCTAGTTTTAGTTTTAATATAAATCGTTTTAATGTAGCTACGAGTAGAGCAAGATATTGTACACTAATTATAACTGATTCAATTTTTGAGAATATTAACCCAGCTAATGGATTAGTAGCTGAGTTTTGGAATAAAATAATAACCAATTCATAAATTCATATTTTATATTTTAAAAATAAATGGGAAACATAATAGCATCAAAATGTAAATCTTGTGGTTTTTCAAACGAGTTCAGATACGGTGGAGGTAGATTTAGTTATCAAACCAATTGTCCGGTTCCAGCAATTAATAAGGAAACCTTAGAATTTGAAAATATAAATTATTTAGAACACAAGAATTCAGATAAGTATCTATTTTACTCTGATGATGTTTTAAAAGGGAATAATTACGATAACAACACAATCAATAATTTTGATTTAAAATTAAATTCGGTCAATAATTATTGTCCAAATTGTAAAGAAAAAGCATTAGCCTTCCAGATAACTATGTTTGTTGATTAAGTAAAGTAATTATCTCATTCAACTTCATAAAAATCGCTTCTAGTCCAAGTATTCCTAGCATCAATTATTTGTTTGCTTCATTTCGCTAATTTAGTTTTTCAAGTAACATATATTATCTTTAATTGTAATTTTTAAAGAGTTATTTTATATGGAAACAATTGAACTATCAAGAAAGCAATTATATGATTTGGTTTGGTCTACACCAATTTCAAAATTGACACAGCAGTATGCGATTTCAAATGAAGGGTTTAAAAAAATCTGTAAAAAATTTGAAATTCCTATGCCACCAAATGGTTTTTGGCTAAAACTCAAATTCAATAAAAAAGTTAAAATAGAGAAACTAAATCCTATTTTCGGAGGTATTGATAAAATTGTTATGACATTAAGAGAAGAGGGAAACACTATCAATGTTGACCAAACTCCATTAACAATAAGAACCAAAGAAATTGAGAATGATCCCAATGCTCCTTTGATAGTTCCGGAAACTATAACAAAGCCAGATATACTTACTATTCAAACAAAGGATTATTGGAAAGGTAAAATAAAATTCAATTCTTATCGTGAGGATAATAGAATTGTCTATCCTATAAGAGTTGGGGAGGATTGTGAAAAAAGAGCATTACTTTTCATGGATACTTTTACAAAATTATTACGATATAGAGGACATACTTGGAGTAAAGAATATAGCTATACTGGTGTTTTAATCGATACTGTTTTCATTGAAATCGATTTAAGAGAAGCTTCAAAGAGAATTCCTCCAACAACAAAATATGGCTCTTCTCAATACATTCCAACGGGAGAGTTCATTATTAAAATGGGGAAATACTCTGGTGAAAGAGAATGGCGTGATGGCAAAGCCAAAGTTGAAGAAATGTTAGCGAAAATAATGGCTAAGCTTGAAATCTATGCAGCTGAAGAAAAAATCCAGAAAGAAAGAAATCGTATTTGGCACTTAAACTATGAAGCAGAATTAAAAAGGAAGGAAGAAATAAAACAACGAAGAAACGAAGAGGTCGAAAAATTCAATAAACTCGTAAAATTATCGGAACAATACAATAAATCACTTTTAATTAGGAAATACATTGAAGCAAAAAAAGAGAAAGCGCAAAACGAAAATACTCTAGACCAAGAAACACAAGAATGGATAAAGTGGGCAAATGACAAAGCAGATTGGTTAGATCCATTAATCAACAAACATGATGATATATTGGACAATTAACTAAATTATCTAAGCCAGACGTTTTACATTTCAGTTGCCACTCCTTTGCCAACGCTCCCAAAAAAATTACTGGCACAGTTTTTAAAAAAAAAACACGTACGCTTCGCAACTTGCGCCAGTAATTTTTTTTCCCAAAGCTTCTTTACATAATGTGGCGTTATAGCTCATAAAGAAACTCCCTGCATCTAAACAAGCAATGTCATGAGCCATAACAACATTATGTAAAAAAGCCGCCATACCCAACGCTCGTGCCAGTGGCTCCAGGGCAACATTTTTTGCAGCTCCCGCCGCATCACCCAGCTACAAAAAATACCACCCTTCGCCACTGTCTTCAAGAACGTTCACTATTTCAGCAGAAATTTTACGGTCATACTTGCTTTTAAGAACGATTACGGTAATTGTTTTTAGCAACTATCTGGTTAAATCGGTAGTATTTTCATTGCTTTTGTAAGTTCAAAAAATGGCTTAGTCATTTAGTTTTTTGCCTATGGTTAAAGCCATTTTTAGAACACACAAAACCAAAAAAGCCAGTAAGAGTATCATTTTTTATTTGCCACAACGCAAAGCAGTAATTGCTTTCACAATAGCCGATGCCATACCGTTACTAAGCATAATTCTTCTGTAAACTGCCAATGCGTCTGTCAACTCATTCTGTGGCATCAGCTATTAATAAAAGCAATCAGAAACATCCCAATAAGCAAATAAAAAAATGATACCCTTACACGCGCTACTGCACCGTCGCACTCGGTAAGTTAATGCATTGTTTTTTGAAGATGCTTCCCATTTCCACAACAAAACCCCCTGTCAACAAAACACTGCAACTGCCAACTGACTTCAGGCATCCTCAAAAAAACAAAACCACAAGAAAGAGTATCAAATTTCAGCGCCGGATGAAAAGCATTCTTATTGTTTGATTCGGATTTTTCATCCGTCCCCAAAATTTGATACCCTTTCCCAAGACGCCCTTCTCCCGATTCAACTCCCAATCTTTCTATCACCTCCCGTTTATACGATGGCGATTGATAAATGAAATCAAAACAAAAAAATAAAAAAAAGCTAGCAAAGGTAAGTTCCGGGTATTCAAAAAAGCAAGTTCAAGCCCTGCGGGTTTTTAAAAAAATCTCCACCTTATCAGGTAGTATTTTTTAAAAAAAACTTGCTTTTTTGAAACCCTCCACTTGGACGAACGGCTTTCTTTTTTTCTTTTTTTTCTTTTGAAAAATTTTATGGGCGGAGCGTAGCGAGGCAACCCTTCATTTCAACAGAAAACCTGCGGAAAATAGAAAATCTAACCAATTTTCAAAGCCAAATGTTATGCTGAATTTTATCATTAAAACCCACAAAAAAGGCACTATCTACGCCAAACCGCATTTATTCATTCTTAACAAAGGGATGAACAGCGGAAAGCCCCAAAACGAGCCATTTACTAACAGCTTCGTTGTC
The window above is part of the Flavobacterium sp. N1994 genome. Proteins encoded here:
- a CDS encoding AIPR family protein; the protein is MERGLKNYIEAIQSDVAALVYSDGEGASFEDKFTEHCIEILDSIGKSEGARVLSYINPDSQGRVDWKINGYCLKDEFKDDSNKVYFETLDLFITNFNQTTYDYNITKDDFNKSINQIKKFLNAALKGHIDYVDPAQAELNQLLKIIIKQKANFDRINIFFLINGNSNHDLEKVVIKGFDDLDVFVHVWDVPRFYKLSESSSNREPIEIDFKTLISNSSHGIQCLKMPNLNELYECYLAILPGEVLSKLYKEYSNELLESNVRAFLGQTGKFNKGIRDTIREKPQMFLPYNNGITATAENVETIISDNQLYLTKLLDFQIVNGGQTTASLFHTQKKFKDADLSNVFVQMKLTVIKDVEQKNIEVPNIARYANSQNKVSELDLSSNNPFFVQIESISRKKYVVNPENRNLSTLWYFERVNGQYKESLNKLTTLVQQRKFKEQNPTNQKFIKSDVAKFINIWELEPHFVSQGAQKNFIHYTKKINELVKKNKLPGENFYKKLIANAILFKAVDKLFGRKNIDAIGDTNLKSFTVAYTLSYFYYLTDNRIDLWKIYEEQRVDIRIINELQKLIVFVYNQLVKSSNNSLISEYAKRDSSWKLLKEENYKINIENYSDCFVTKEVVLSREVETEEIDNKSENNLMNITKILSFGNKFWDGMSKFSMNIDELKDASTDLWEIANKIKRSKNLNSRDINISNRCILYIEENKINIDDVKSLSNEIEVEVVDIKAIYDRLKLISKNDWAKIFGLGEQTKIFDNLELFNLKSVQKSISKNESIKEINIINALKSIKKLKKFGLIY
- a CDS encoding sacsin N-terminal ATP-binding-like domain-containing protein, with amino-acid sequence MTWQEIKSKYKTSEIYNLQIVKILHGPQLVLFKIEGYDCRLHVSNIANEPELSNKLFSVINVGDIISVVIIGYNDERQNINLSTNVFRTHLDNILSFTKSKKIIEGNLKTHLSLPSKFLKQNRNILDRLRGDLSSNELTFLYELIQNAVDHPNKNFNNVSVTFEIFDKYLLVKHNGSLFTENNFESITGILAGEEINENDRERIGYKGIGFKSVFRYSHNVYIRSGNFSFSFNKAISGAETPWEVLPVFQLEKDKVEEIQQFDFFNVPVAFAIELINEELKNDVIKYLKQLSQNPYLLIFLENLIRIEIKVPDNYYCLQKEIENQNNFDILTLKSNEVVQGKFLTYSNEYKITNPEVIAELLDENNTAIPSKMRNFRKPKVSIALPLDENLELINLFTYLPLSNTKHGIPYIINADFIPDLDRTDLVRNLKYNSEVLKFASEALISFSQLLINEGRYSDFLKLIPDFENSNINALAIINDNYIENSVVLELPCNDNSKIKKENLIIDKTGIFKIIDEKHLNEIEKYRDKKILSSIINDEENKLQYFLDIEIFDDVDLLELLSLQSIQQIYFTDLKSLISFLFKIRHLESSKKIHSLLKTKVKPFKLNEEYYHLSDITLNIEEVYKETFKYLDLYIPSPKELEEVLVKHSRIKSLFDILSVDEYDTEYTIDLIVKNIKPIISKLSIIESDEIETIEFKKSTLSNLWFFLFINKNLADYRNNLLVNNQFSELLIECNDGQLIVLKDAIMMKVDNSKEDYSFLNERYGDKEMNYVNIDKICIEYKIQKNEFIKFIKQIADIEITENRLFNRTLRKLSKNDFKEVHSSNQNDILNSLISIFNFLSTIKDLDVNRDNLFNFPILCSDNSIVSPAKLNLFIDNSFSKYIDEVDFYSKELFQNIDDVKYISSEYMELLDKKNHIDFYNFLLKFNITPGIKINQLNEKKEFKTYPFPIGNYTVRDNFFYIAFFKLINNKYDNLNIFWNKLINISDYHLIIKKVNTGLTHPKINESLFILFLNYPDNKYFPIKSGICVSAQEVYSPYLEIYLKDNDNCLTFDIKKFNGLAECLNFKDKLDNQDIIKALLSNKEYENNDYKNLIFDHLNNADFTNEQKGIICESIEFRCSDNEYRKITDTIYLDKSLESLPISIISKSNDLYKISIDSLDYNEEFKNKLTELGITVVRDVNLTVNHTKEEIESVIIIKEIQNVVNECFNDKIIAHDISEIEYFFNTYDFVQCSNIEITFDNHPTYSEPVMFYNDQNNKKLFFADEIILLDVLCEEFGINNVDKIVIRKNLNKLKVIKNEENIDYLNKTLETKYTNPNDFSLSEIETLKQIIGGELTEELTSQLEANFSASLKGILNLDNIGFSPSNPEEFRETNVKSFKNDKGEIRNIIFRSSVKGLLYLDPYSWKKLEGDNIELWIYLGNEDFKIIYSKDDLINLPYNPYTLIRVDNSAKDIELVNKLMGNAAVSSTKLLFITNQEMAEKLNTDIFNNENNQITKNSNIGDENYL
- a CDS encoding AAA domain-containing protein — encoded protein: MGSLTRDKQIKFYEREIESLLNEYELYFKSNIDDLKNSKELFLGIYLGTHSIRGNCIVKFRKTTAPALKVPLLALKFPDSVFDFSTWKNISYENLRSNAEITSDVLPIFIQKNEKEEFIEVGFSQAEITFLESLVIGQYIVFGRKEPPIKYYTNLIEATKKINSDSMPGRILDNEYNDNNFEVSKEDKNTDVLVEINDNFDSSDVAIIQGPPGTGKTTILAKICNYLLEHNKSVLVTALTNRALIELVSKDGLSNHLNAGKISKTNLNSEEQKHCKGLKNCETVLPAKGELVLTTYYKMTGIANETDFQTIFDYVILEEASQSFLGTIACAKALGRKLLIVGDHMQLPPVVSQRNPSIIDKKINWLIYGLKHFASKEECLKIRLTGSYRLLPEAVNQTGIFYDNSLISLSELETPSIQFEKLNNLFNPKGGTSIYFSDIKHEGKFTISIASLLIRIIKELQSEKPDLEIAILTAFRKSRNFLQDNIYSEISNNENIVIETIDRIQGLTCDFTFFIIPYDNPSFSFNINRFNVATSRARYCTLIITDSIFENINPANGLVAEFWNKIITNS